A genome region from Setaria italica strain Yugu1 chromosome III, Setaria_italica_v2.0, whole genome shotgun sequence includes the following:
- the LOC101755641 gene encoding MAG2-interacting protein 2 isoform X1: MAAGAEDALYEIRRHASGSHVIPHQEGYQGDATSSGSSDAGGGVLSYLSLQGVSKLRERWARYSALGRSSQRKRGDGVSLFVSMNAEYVSVTVGNRITILRKRDGYASPCGVYTNNDRITFFTNGAWLEAQGIFGVVDDLSTLYLIKENGELLARRTCDQLKLSSSIIDLVVQDGSSLLRPGFYIFTSDCMVHRFDYTQEPEASLCQVPISTKDVVSARTIQLPRSLSCIDYDQRHSLFVLVADSNASFNSNSYSGTYFLYLLHVDGNLELSLSFKSVQLEGVFSPLKDQKTFVSSPKIRISPDGKHIATLDLTGSVNLFALDGDKHTFSLHTLGSGRCLIDVKDISWWTDNVLMLVRADGSISMYGITESEVVSKDDPVLSTPLLEKAKATEGHAFILQSSRYERNTSANKRMDSDLEPNLPSGSREHQQTEMDKMFWSLISFSKVTVTEMYSVMIRENRFKEALDFASRYNLDKDEVLKARWLHCDGDTSEIDSYLAKIKDQVFVLSECVNKVGPTEAALRALLSFGLRITDHYKFSRLDNSSEGSTWDSRIIRLRLLRHRDMLETFLGINMGRYSAEEYSKFRSMALVETATALAESGKIGALNLIFKRHPYTISSDILRVLSAIPETVAVQTYSQLLPGKSPPSVVILRDGDWVECEQMVSYISNCPTQSDKIGEIKTEILVKQSTGFSWPSVAELCEWYKNRARDIDCLSGQLENCLAMIELACQKGIAELQPFFDDIKCLYQVVYSNELNEFIMNLVTWEDLPDYEKFKIILKGVKEDTVVQRLEENAIPFMKKRFHLISSSNERKQEESYLVRWLKEVAAENELSICLAVVENGCGELPIYGLFKDLAEMIETSVHCIYMCSATNLWNTMSSILSKLLHKTKREKSLLASEEECNLKDAKQALGSSVVSYDEMQCVCADILSALGNGPEDFYHYDSASYKLNNVKYLDILEKRLKVAEGHVEVGRLFAYYQVPKPTHFFLSAHLDKKNVKQLIRLLLSKFGRRQPVRSDNEWANMWRDLKLFQEKAFPFLDSEYMLAEFIRGLLKAGKFSLARNYLGGTSAVSLSTEKAENLVIQAAREYFFSASTLSGNEIWKARECLNLLPNSKNVQAETDIIDALTVRLPYLGVTILPVQFRQIKDPMEIIRMVITSQTGAYLHFEEIIDVAKLLGLRSEEEVAAVEEAIAREAVVNGDLQLAFDICLNLTKKSHGAVWDLCAAIARGPPLDNLDTGTREKLLGFSLSHCDEESVGELLNAWKELDVHGKFEKLMITTGTNPPNFLIGGSSITPLPVQSVQDILDLRDDRGHNRHKDHVEIVKEMLSKVCLDLSNGDAHTWESMLVDNRKFLSFAVLELPWLLKLSNEEMWDGENQTSRTDHTTRKYRFSTKVEATISIIYWLAVNGLAPNDNLIMILAKSIMEPPVDEEFDVLGCSVLLNLMDPFNGVKIIEEELKRRECYQEISSMMSIGMLYSSLNNSKKECSTPEQRRNLLLHKFHEKFTSADTDDLDQIDMANTTFWREWKSKLEEEKQLADQARMLRQILPDIDTSRFLSGDVNYIKRVIFSFVDSVKLEKKHILKEAVKIAETYGLQRTEVLLRFLACSLLSEYWDNNHILNEISDFREDIVRSAKGVIDMIYSDVYPEIDGYNKQRLSYIYGILSACHSYLKRTNEIELRYPEHVHTHKLEPFQYYKVLEEECKKVSFIDGLNYKNIAGLDNLNFEHFNEEVCKNIHASTVTALADMVQALVSMYVDVLAKGLVSRQGVYKHYVLGLLASLEGRSEAGSNCTDYEKLQAFLCEIELNYDSCREYIQALPATDISYIIGRYCTLCFPSNLARSHPQEPSWKKPLATLLTFWSKLVDDIPGESIDASSYEMTEYLNSNRLSLCMGAFRQLLIHDGITVHQGWGAISMYVKDCLKSGMMVETSRFCRAMILSGCSFESVVEVYYGGQGQLGGESADPSNSLDLLELYNAATEECLSDLIEGSCEYQILFHQLLSSLSRSTGKHAGILEMVRSGVWGKLIRFSEDMQLESQLRVYALQLMQCITGRNLKTLPNEIVSQVEPWESWYEHGTGAAIADESINSSSTITGTLVALRSTQMVAAFLPDANITPESLATLDSAVSCFLQLSEHASAANVAVLEAVLEEWEQLFSPKEEHVPPHESPKETSDWSDGWDDGWEALPEELESPKNKQESAPLSVHPLHSCWMEIIRKRVELGELHKVIELLDRASSKHSVFLEEEEACSLVELMSALDCFMALKIVLLLPYETLRLQCLQMVELKMREGTVSTSSNADDHELLALVLTSGTMQKIATEEAYSKFFSYLCHLVGHLARSFQTDLLMQWNDEATSKTNRSLLFGSVLFPYFISELVLKGQYLLAAFVISRWMHTHPSLGLMDIAETSVRRFLQGQVAQAEESRGGDASFTDDEVSVRLTISTLRSKFVSLLQAALSALPNQEL; encoded by the exons ATGGCAGCGGGGGCGGAAGACGCGCTGTACGAGATCCGCCGCCACGCGTCGGGATCCCACGTGATCCCTCAT CAGGAAGGATACCAGGGCGACGCAACAAGTAGTGGTAGCTCAGATGCCGGAGGAGGGGTCCTCTCCTATCTCTCCTTGCAAG GTGTGAGCAAGCTTAGGGAGAGGTGGGCTAGGTACAGCGCGCTGGGGAGGAGTAGCCAGAGGAAGAGGGGGGATGGCGTGTCATTGTTCGTCTCGATGAATGCAGAATATGTGTCTGTAACTGTTGGGAATCGCATCACCATCTTGAGGAAACGTGATGGCTATGCATCACCTTGTGGTGTTTACACAA ATAATGACAGAATAACATTTTTCACTAATGGGGCTTGGCTGGAGGCTCAAGGCATTTTTGGTGTGGTGGATGACCTAAGCACACTCTACTTGATCAAAGAAAATGGGGAGTTATTAGCAAGGAGGACATGCGATCAGTTGAAGCTATCTTCTTCCATTATTGATCTGGTTGTGCAGGATGGTTCAAGCTTGCTTAG GCCGGGCTTCTACATTTTTACAAGTGACTGCATGGTTCATAGATTTGATTACACTCAAGAACCTGAGGCCAGTTTGTGTCAAGTACCTATATCAACTAAAGATGTGGTGTCAGCTAGGACTATACAGTTACCTCGGAGTTTATCGTGCATTGATTACGATCAGCGTCACTCACTATTTGTCCTAGTTGCGGATTCCAATGCTTCATTTAACTCCAATAGTTATTCTG GAACCTATTTTCTGTACCTATTACACGTCGATGGAAATTTGGAACTTAGTCTTTCATTTAAAAGCGTGCAGTTGGAAGGAGTGTTTTCTCCTCTGAAGGATCAAAAAACCTTTGTTTCATCCCCAAAAATCAGGATCTCACCTGACGGCAAGCATATTGCTACATTGGATTTGACTGGCTCTGTAAACCTCTTTGCACTTGATGGTGACAAACACACTTTTTCGCTTCATACTCTTGGAAGTGGTAGATGCCTAATTGATGTTAAGGACATCAGTTGGTGGACAGATAATGTTCTCATGTTGGTAAGAGCGGATGGTAGTATTAGCATGTACGGCATCACTGAAAGCGAGGTTGTTTCCAAAGATGACCCAGTTTTATCCACACCACTATTGGAGAAGGCAAAGGCTACTGAAGGACATGCTTTTATTCTGCAATCTAGCAGATATGAAAGAAATACTTCAGCTAACAAGCGGATGGACAGTGATTTGGAACCTAACCTACCTAGTGGTTCTAGGGAGCATCAACAAACGGAGATGGATAAAATGTTTTGGAGTCTGATATCATTCTCCAAAGTTACAGTAACAGAAATGTACTCTGTTATGATAAGAGAGAATCGATTCAAGGAGGCCTTAGATTTTGCTTCCAGATATAATCTAGATAAGGATGAAGTTCTTAAAGCACGCTGGTTGCACTGTGATGGTGATACTAGTGAGATAGACTCGTACTTAGCAAAAATTAAAGACCAAGTATTTGTATTATCAGAATGTGTAAATAAAGTTGGGCCTACAGAAGCAGCTTTAAGGGCTCTACTTTCTTTTGGACTTCGCATAACTGACCATTACAAATTTTCTCGGTTGGATAACAGCAGCGAGGGCTCAACATGGGACAGTCGAATCATTAGGCTTCGTTTATTGCGGCACAGAGACATGTTAGAGACATTCTTGGGAATTAATATGGGAAG GTACTCAGCAGAAGAATATAGCAAATTCCGTTCGATGGCACTGGTGGAAACTGCCACAGCTTTAGCTGAAAGTGGCAAAATTGGGGCTTTAAATCTTATCTTCAAACGTCATCCGTACACTATCTCTTCAGACATTTTACGTGTTTTGTCTGCTATCCCAGAAACTGTTGCTGTTCAGACTTATAGTCAGTTGCTACCAGGGAAATCCCCTCCTAGTGTTGTCATATTAAGAGATGGTGATTGGGTTGAATGTGAACAGATGGTTTCGTATATAAGCAATTGTCCTACCCAGTCAGACAAGATTGGAGAGATCAAAACGGAAATACTTGTAAAACAATCAACAGGCTTTTCATGGCCTTCTGTTGCTGAACTTTGTGAGTGGTACAAGAACAGAGCAAGGGACATTGACTGCTTGAGTGGACAGCTGGAAAATTGTCTGGCCATGATAGAGCTTGCATGTCAAAAGGGCATTGCAGAGTTGCAGCCATTCTTTGATGACATTAAATGCCTCTACCAAGTTGTATATTCTAATGAGTTGAATGAGTTTATAATGAATCTTGTGACATGGGAAGATCTGCCTGATTATGAGAAGTTCAAAATCATCCTCAAAGGAGTCAAAGAAGATACAGTTGTTCAACGGCTAGAAGAAAATGCAATCCCTTTTATGAAGAAGAGATTTCACCTGATCTCCTCAAGTAATGAACGCAAACAAGAAGAATCCTACCTGGTTAGATGGCTGAAAGAGGTAGCTGCTGAAAATGAGCTTTCCATTTGCTTAGCCGTCGTTGAAAATGGTTGTGGGGAGTTACCAATATATGGGCTCTTCAAGGATCTTGCTGAAATGATAGAAACATCTGTTCACTGCATTTATATGTGCAGTGCAACTAACCTGTGGAATACCATGTCATCGATATTATCAAAGTTACTCCATAAAACAAAACGAGAGAAATCTTTATTGGCTAGTGAAGAAGAATGCAATCTGAAAGATGCTAAGCAAGCTCTTGGTTCTTCTGTGGTTTCTTATGATGAGATGCAATGTGTGTGTGCTGATATCTTATCTGCTCTGGGCAATGGCCCAGAAGATTTTTATCACTATGATTCGGCATCTTACAAACTTAATAATGTCAAATATCTTGATATATTGGAGAAGAGGCTAAAAGTTGCTGAAGGCCATGTAGAAGTAGGACGGCTCTTTGCTTATTATCAG GTCCCAAAACCAACACATTTCTTCCTTAGTGCTCACTTAGATAAGAAGAATGTAAAGCAACTTATACGGCTGCTTCTATCCAAATTTGGCAGACGTCAACCTGTTCGATCAGACAATGAGTGGGCTAACATGTGGCGTGATTTGAAACTCTTCCAAGAAAAGGCATTTCCTTTTCTTGATTCAGAATATATGCTGGCAGAATTTATCAGAGGGCTTTTGAAAGCTGGCAAATTTTCACTAGCCAGGAATTATCTTGGAGGAACAAGTGCAGTTTCTTTGTCCACAGAGAAGGCTGAAAATCTTGTGATACAAGCTGCAAGGGAGTATTTCTTCTCAGCTTCAACTTTGTCTGGGAATGAA ATTTGGAAGGCCAGGGAATGCCTGAATCTGTTACCTAATAGCAAAAATGTTCAAGCAGAAACTGATATAATTGATGCTCTTACTGTTAGACTTCCTTATCTAGGAGTGACCATCCTTCCTGTTCAGTTCAGGCAGATAAAGGACCCTATGGAGATCATTCGCATGGTTATTACGAGTCAAACAGGGGCATATCTTCACTTTGAAGAGATTATTGATGTTGCTAAACTTCTGGGGTTAAGAAGTGAAGAGGAAGTAGCTGCTGTGGAGGAGGCTATTGCCAGAGAAGCTGTTGTTAATGGTGATCTTCAACTAGCCTTTGATATCTGTCTAAATTTAACAAAAAAGAGTCATGGTGCAGTGTGGGATTTATGTGCTGCAATTGCTAGAGGACCTCCACTTGACAATTTGGATACTGGTACCCGTGAAAAGCTATTGGGCTTCTCTCTCAGCCATTGTGACGAAGAATCTGTTGGGGAATTATTGAATGCTTGGAAGGAGCTTGATGTTCATGGTAAATTTGAGAAATTAATGATTACAACAGGAACAAATCCTCCCAATTTCTTGATTGGTGGGTCTTCAATCACACCACTTCCTGTGCAAAGTGTGCAAGACATACTTGATCTGAGAGATGACCGTGGCCATAATAGACACAAAGATCATGTGGAAATTGTTAAAGAAATGCTGTCAAAAGTTTGCTTGGACTTGTCAAATGGAGATGCACATACTTGGGAGTCTATGCTGGTAGACAATCGGAAATTCTTATCCTTTGCAGTCCTGGAGTTACCATGGCTTTTGAAATTGTCCAATGAGGAAATGTGGGATGGTGAAAATCAGACTTCAAGGACAGATCATACCACTAGGAAATATCGGTTTTCAACAAAAGtagaagcaacaattagcatcaTATATTGGTTAGCTGTAAATGGGTTGGCTCCCAATGATAATCTAATTATGATTCTTGCAAAGTCTATAATGGAGCCTCCTGTTGATGAAGAGTTCGATGTACTTGGCTGCTCAGTTCTCCTGAATCTCATGGACCCTTTCAATGGAGTGAAAATAATAGAGGAAGAGCTAAAAAGACGAGAATGTTATCAAGAAATCAGCAGCATGATGAGTATAGGGATGTTATATAGTTCCCTCAATAATTCTAAGAAAGAGTGTTCCACTCCTGAGCAGAGGAGAAATCTGTTGCTTCACAAATTTCATGAGAAGTTCACCTCAGCAGATACAG ATGATTTAGACCAGATTGATATGGCAAATACAACCTTCTGGAGAGAATGGAAATCAAAGTTAGAGGAGGAGAAACAACTGGCTGATCAAGCGCGAATGCTCAGACAAATATTACCTGATATAGACACATCTCGATTCTTGTCTGGTGATGTTAATTATATCAAAAGAGTAATTTTCTCCTTTGTTGACTCTGTAAAGCTGGAGAAAAAACACATACTGAAGGAAGCAGTAAAGATAGCTGAGACGTATGGCTTGCAACGAACGGAG GTGCTTTTACGATTTCTCGCCTGCAGTCTTCTCTCTGAATATTGGGATAACAATCATATTTTGAACGAAATTTCTGATTTCCGGGAGGACATTGTCAGATCAGCTAAGGGTGTGATTGATATGATATATTCAGATGTCTATCCGGAGATCGATGGGTATAATAAGCAACGCCTCTCTTACATTTATGGCATTCTTTCAGCATGCCACTCATATCTGAAGAGGACCAATGAGATAGAATTGAGATATCCAGAGCATGTGCATACGCATAAGCTCGAACCATTTCAGTATTATAAGGTCCTTGAGGAAGAGTGCAAGAAAGTCTCTTTCATTGATGGCTTGAACTATAAAAACATTGCTGGATTGGATAATCTGAACTTTGAGCATTTCAATGAAGAAGTATGCAAGAATATCCATGCCTCTACTGTCACTGCTCTAGCCGATATGGTACAAGCTCTTGTGAGTATGTATGTTGATGTTCTGGCCAAGGGACTCGTATCACGACAAGGTGTTTACAAACACTATGTTCTTGGCTTGCTGGCATCATTAGAAGGCCGCAGTGAAGCAGGATCGAACTGCACAGATTATGAAAAGTTGCAAGCTTTCCTATGTGAAATTGAGTTGAACTATGATAGTTGCAGGGAGTACATCCAAGCTCTTCCAGCCACAGATATTTCATATATTATTGGAAGGTACTGCACCCTGTGTTTTCCATCTAACTTAGCACGAAGCCATCCACAGGAACCTTCGTGGAAGAAACCCCTTGCTACGCTGCTAACATTTTGGTCTAAACTTGTTGATGACATACCGGGGGAGTCAATTGATGCTTCCTCATATGAAATGACAGAATACTTAAATTCAAATAGGTTATCTTTGTGCATGGGGGCTTTCAGGCAGCTCTTGATACATGATGGGATAACAGTGCACCAAGGTTGGGGTGCCATCTCCATGTATGTAAAAGATTGCCTTAAAAGTGGAATGATGGTGGAAACCTCGCGTTTTTGTCGAGCTATGATTCTATCAGGCTGTAGCTTTGAATCTGTAGTTGAAGTATACTATGGAGGACAGGGACAATTGGGGGGTGAGAGTGCAGATCCAAGCAATTCTTTGGATCTATTAGAACTTTATAATGCTGCTACAGAAGAGTGTTTGTCAGATTTGATTGAGGGCTCTTGTGAATATCAAATATTGTTTCATCAGTTACTGTCATCTTTGAGCCGGTCAACGGGGAAACATGCTGGCATTCTAGAAATGGTCCGGTCGGGTGTTTGGGGGAAGTTAATCCGCTTTTCTGAAGATATGCAGCTGGAGAGCCAATTGCGAGTCTATGCGCTACAGCTGATGCAATGTATCACAGGAAGAAACCTTAAAACTCTTCCAAATGAGATAGTTTCCCAGGTTGAGCCGTGGGAGTCATGGTATGAGCATGGAACAGGCGCTGCCATAGCTGATGAGAGTATCAACTCCTCTAGCACCATCACTGGGACTCTTGTGGCACTTAGATCTACTCAGATGGTCGCTGCTTTTCTTCCTGATGCTAATATCACTCCAGAAAGCCTAGCAACTCTTGACTCTGCAGTATCTTGTTTCTTACAATTGTCAGAACATGCTTCTGCTGCAAACGTTGCAGTTTTGGAAGCAGTTTTAGAAGAGTGGGAGCAATTGTTCTCCCCCAAAGAAGAGCATGTTCCGCCTCATGAATCACCAAAAGAAACAAGTGACTGGAGTGATGGATGGGATGATGGATGGGAGGCCCTACCAGAAGAGTTGGAGAGTCCAAAGAACAAACAAGAGAGTGCACCGTTATCTGTCCATCCCCTCCACAGTTGTTGGATGGAGATTATAAGAAAACGTGTTGAGCTTGGTGAGCTGCACAAGGTCATTGAACTTCTGGACCGAGCATCTTCGAAGCATAGCGTGTTcctagaggaagaagaagcttgTAGCTTGGTTGAACTTATGTCTGCTCTGGACTGCTTCATGGCTCTCAAAATTGTCCTATTACTCCCATATGAAACTCTAAGACTGCAGTGCCTGCAGATGGTTGAGTTGAAAATGAGGGAAGGAACCGTGTCCACCTCATCAAATGCTGATGATCATGAGCTCCTTGCCTTGGTTCTGACATCTGGAACTATGCAGAAGATCGCAACGGAAGAAGCATACTCTAAATTTTTCTCTTACTTATGCCATCTTGTTGGGCATCTTGCAAGGTCATTCCAGACTGATCTCCTTATGCAATGGAACGATGAAGCCACGTCAAAGACCAACAGATCTTTGCTCTTCGGTAGTGTTTTGTTTCCGTATTTCATATCTGAATTGGTCCTCAAAGGCCAGTACCTGTTGGCTGCGTTTGTCATCTCCAGATGGATGCACACTCATCCGTCCCTGGGCCTAATGGATATTGCCGAGACCAGCGTGCGACGATTCCTGCAAGGTCAGGTAGCCCAAGCTGAGGAATCGAGAGGGGGTGATGCTTCTTTCACTGACGATGAAGTGTCTGTGAGACTCACAATCTCCACTCTGCGGTCGAAATTTGTTTCTCTTCTGCAAGCTGCATTGTCGGCGCTTCCAAATCAAGAGTTGTAG